Genomic segment of Caproiciproducens sp. NJN-50:
CAGCGCGGATCCGCTGACCGGTGCAAACCGGCCGCCGCGGCGGTCTTCCCGCAGATGTTTGTAAAAAAACACGCTGGCGCCCCATCCCGCGCCAATCCCGGTCTTCCCGATTCTCTCCTTTGCACGGGTTTTCACAGGACGTTTCCCCTTTGCGGACTGACGCAGCTCAAAGCTTTTTTCCGCATTGCTGAGAACGTCTTCATAGTAATCCGCATCGATCTTGAGAAGCAGCAAAATCGTCAGTGCAAGGAATCCGGCGGTCAGGGCAAGATAAAGCCCTGCTCTTCCGCCGTTTCCGGCAATCAGCGCGAACACGGCGCCTCGGACCCACCCTACGACGGGGAAGGCGTCCAGAAGCGGGGACGCGGCCGTTTGATAAAGCACCGTCAGGGTTGGATTCTCCCTTGTCTGATACAGCACAAAAAGTGCGATCAGGAGAGGAACCGCCAGAATTCCGGCTTTGACGGATGCGCGCTGAGCGGGTCCGCGGTTCGCGATGCAGTACAGGCACAGTGCCAGTACCTGGACAACAACCAGAAACAGCGCCGTACCCACGATCAGCACAACAACATCCGCGGCGGTAATTTTGAAAGCGTTCATCAGCATTCCGCTGTAGAACAGCAAAAAGGCAAAGCCGGCAAAAGTCTTGCCGGTCTGGCGGATCAATCCGTAGGCCAGGATCGTCTTCGGCGAAACCGGCGAAACAAACAGCAGGTTGACGTCCGGCAGCCGGAACAGCGAAGAGCCGGATTCCAGCGCGGACAGCGCGGTGATCGTTCCCAGCACCAACAGCCAGACCAAAAAACCGCTCTGCAGAATAGCAGGATCCATCCGCCCCTTTTCCTGCACCGGCGTGCTCAGAAGCATCCAGACGATCAGGGCGACGGAGGCCAGAACCGCGATCAGCCGCGCGGGCTTCCGAATCAGCCGTATCGCCTCGTTCTTGATCTGTTTACGCGCTATGTACAGAATCGTCCCCAAGGTTCTCTTCCCTCCCTTCCGTGATCGAGAAGAAAAGCTGCTCCAGGCTCTCGCCGTTTCCCTCCATTTCAGGGCGCGTGCGTTCCGCCGCGATTTTTCCGCTCATCATGATCAGCGCCCGGTCCCAAACCTGCCGGACCGTATCCAGCATATGGGTGCTGATCAGGACGGAGCAGCCGCGGGCGCGCAGTTCGCCGATGACGTCGCGCAATTCCTTGATGGCGTGCGGATCAAGGCCGACCAGCGGTTCATCCAACAGGATAACTCTCGGCTCCGGCAGCAGTGCGCAGCAGATGCTCAACTTCTGCTGCATCCCTTTTGAAAGCTCGCCGCCCAGTTTGCTTCTCTTGTCATCCAGTTCCAATCGTTCCAGAAGAGCATCGGCTTTCCGTTCCCAGTCCCCCACGCGGTAGGCGCGCGCGATGAATTCCAGATGTTCCAGCACCGTCAGCGACTCCATCGGCGCCGGGATCTCCGGGATATAGCCAAAGCACCGCTTTGCCTCCACGCTTTTGTTCGGGTGCCCGCACACCAGCACGGTTCCCTCAAACCGCAATAACCCCGCAATGCTTTTAATTGCGGTGGATTTCCCCGCGCCATTCGGGCCGGCCAGAACGGCAACCTCTCCGTCTTCTACCCGGAAGGTCACATCGTCGTTTGCCAGCAGTTTGCGGTAGCGTTTCGTCAGGTGTTGTATCTCTAACATAATTTCTCCTAAATCATTCTTTTTTCGTTATCCGTTTCATCGCTTAGAAAAACAATCTGTGTCCCATCGATATGGAAAAACTGAAAAACATCATGACCAGGATCGTCAGCAGAATTCCTGCGGCGATCACCGCGATGCCGCCGATCATTTCTTTTTTCGCCCTGGACGCGAGCGCTTGCTCGTAAGGATTCGCCTGTGCTGCGGCCGGGTTTTTCTCCCCGCATTTCGGGCAGCAGAAATCGGAAACATCGTGCGGATACCCGCAGTTGGCACAGCGGACCATGCGGCGGCCAGAGCCGCGGACACACAGATAGACGATCCCCGGAATCAGGCCGAGAAATCCAATGGCAAGGCCCCAGATCAAAGCGTCCGGGTTCCCCTGCGCCTGTGCGTCGTGATAGGCGGCGAGCGCGAACAGAACATGCTCCGTCAAATACAGAAGTGCCAGAAGCAGCATCAGTGAAAGCGCGATAAAACCAAACCCGGCGGAAACAGCCATGAGAAAACCTCCAACCATATTATACTAATACAATAATACAGCAACCTCGATATCATGTCAAATCCGAAATTATTAGAATACCTTCATCATACATGATTTCAAATTTATTTTCAAACGTAATTTTATACATGGAAAAAATGACGGAAAAAAGCAGCAATCAATCAAAAAGCGGAAACGCGCCAACGCTTCCGCTGAAATTCGTATCCCTTTAAGAAAAATTTCTTTAATCAGC
This window contains:
- a CDS encoding ABC transporter ATP-binding protein, which encodes MLEIQHLTKRYRKLLANDDVTFRVEDGEVAVLAGPNGAGKSTAIKSIAGLLRFEGTVLVCGHPNKSVEAKRCFGYIPEIPAPMESLTVLEHLEFIARAYRVGDWERKADALLERLELDDKRSKLGGELSKGMQQKLSICCALLPEPRVILLDEPLVGLDPHAIKELRDVIGELRARGCSVLISTHMLDTVRQVWDRALIMMSGKIAAERTRPEMEGNGESLEQLFFSITEGREENLGDDSVHSA
- a CDS encoding putative ABC exporter domain-containing protein is translated as MGTILYIARKQIKNEAIRLIRKPARLIAVLASVALIVWMLLSTPVQEKGRMDPAILQSGFLVWLLVLGTITALSALESGSSLFRLPDVNLLFVSPVSPKTILAYGLIRQTGKTFAGFAFLLFYSGMLMNAFKITAADVVVLIVGTALFLVVVQVLALCLYCIANRGPAQRASVKAGILAVPLLIALFVLYQTRENPTLTVLYQTAASPLLDAFPVVGWVRGAVFALIAGNGGRAGLYLALTAGFLALTILLLLKIDADYYEDVLSNAEKSFELRQSAKGKRPVKTRAKERIGKTGIGAGWGASVFFYKHLREDRRGGRFAPVSGSALILLLINLATAGVMALIGRSNAAPATADAMLLAGCGFSVYVLFFQSAAGDWSGELGKPYLYMVPEDPFRKLFWAGLSTVIRPAADGLAVFAVLCAALRANPFTGLACILAYASFGFLFTAGSVLGRRVLGSAPNRGPVMMLYMLLLILILLPGAAGTLIAAVSMKASFEGAAPLLAALPLVLWNTLVSFLIFYFCRNILSSCEN